GAGTTCATCGAGTTGCATCACGGCTCGTGATATCACGAAGTCAAATTTATTATGGCATTCGCCGCTGTCGCCATGTTGAAATGAGACATTTGTGAGCCCAACTTCTTCTGCGATAGACTGTGCCACTTTGATTTTTTTTCCGATACGGTCGATCAGGTGAAATGAGCAATCAGGCCACAATATCGCCAATGGTATGCCCGGGAACCCGCCTCCTGTCCCGAGGTCCAGGAATTTAGTGCCGGCAACAGGGGTTATGAATTTACCGATTGAGAGTGAATGCAGTATATGATGGGTGTAAAGATTGTCAATGTCTTTTCGTGATATGACGTTGATTTTTTGGTTCCATTCGGGATAAAGTGTCCCTAACTGGGTCAGTTGCTCGATCTGTTTTGGAGTGAGATCAGGGAAGTATTTTAGTATTTCGTCCATATGTCTATTTGGAATTTCAGTGAGGCGGA
The nucleotide sequence above comes from Duncaniella freteri. Encoded proteins:
- the rsmG gene encoding 16S rRNA (guanine(527)-N(7))-methyltransferase RsmG gives rise to the protein MDEILKYFPDLTPKQIEQLTQLGTLYPEWNQKINVISRKDIDNLYTHHILHSLSIGKFITPVAGTKFLDLGTGGGFPGIPLAILWPDCSFHLIDRIGKKIKVAQSIAEEVGLTNVSFQHGDSGECHNKFDFVISRAVMQLDELVKLIQRNISPKSANKLPNGLICLKGGDLRAELGREKHPLIDVPLSDYFPHEYFAEKDLIYVEL